The following coding sequences lie in one Bacteroidota bacterium genomic window:
- a CDS encoding ATP-binding cassette domain-containing protein codes for MHPKITRILPPPKGGGLVQLGFIFQSYNLLPVHTVYENVEFPLLLLHMSQGERHRLVMQALEWVGLTDKIKSKPSQLSGGQCQRVAIARAMVKQPRLVLADEPTANLDAANSHHILQTMRKINELTGTTFVFATHDEKVISYLSRKIILNDGKVADDIAVKAEKTVVP; via the coding sequence TTGCACCCTAAAATTACCAGAATTTTACCGCCTCCGAAAGGGGGCGGTTTAGTTCAACTTGGATTTATCTTTCAGAGCTACAACCTGTTGCCAGTGCACACCGTGTATGAGAATGTGGAGTTTCCGCTTCTTCTGCTCCACATGTCGCAGGGCGAACGCCACCGCCTGGTGATGCAGGCCCTGGAGTGGGTAGGCCTGACGGATAAGATCAAAAGCAAACCATCGCAGCTTTCAGGTGGTCAGTGCCAACGTGTGGCCATTGCCCGCGCCATGGTGAAACAGCCCAGGCTGGTGCTTGCCGACGAGCCAACGGCCAATCTTGACGCGGCCAACTCGCACCACATCCTGCAAACCATGCGGAAGATCAACGAACTCACCGGCACCACCTTCGTCTTTGCCACCCACGACGAAAAGGTAATCTCCTACCTCAGCCGGAAGATCATCCTCAACGATGGCAAGGTGGCCGATGACATTGCAGTGAAAGCAGAAAAAACCGTCGTACCATGA
- a CDS encoding TetR/AcrR family transcriptional regulator: MKKMSKSERMLLEAGKDLFWKYGFRRVGVEEICAKAGLSRMTFYRYFKDKTELAKAVFSHEVEQAMADFRELMRSDLPGPEKVKRMLELKAASAKHISKDFLLDFYQHNDTGLREYVEKLSAETWRETLELFHHNQAQGVFRADLNLPFFLAFSQKMMDLAADEQFIAAAGGPEQMIMELSKLLAFGIAGQKD, encoded by the coding sequence ATGAAAAAAATGTCCAAATCTGAACGAATGCTGCTCGAGGCTGGTAAGGATTTGTTCTGGAAATATGGTTTCCGGAGGGTAGGGGTGGAGGAGATCTGTGCCAAAGCGGGTTTGAGTCGCATGACGTTTTACCGCTATTTCAAAGACAAGACAGAACTTGCCAAAGCGGTATTTTCGCATGAGGTGGAGCAGGCCATGGCCGACTTTCGTGAGCTGATGCGTTCGGATCTGCCTGGTCCGGAAAAGGTTAAGCGCATGCTGGAGCTCAAGGCGGCCTCGGCTAAGCACATCAGCAAAGATTTTTTGCTCGATTTTTACCAGCACAACGACACAGGCCTGCGCGAGTATGTAGAAAAGCTCTCGGCCGAAACCTGGCGCGAAACCCTGGAGTTGTTTCACCACAATCAGGCACAAGGGGTGTTTCGTGCAGATCTCAACCTGCCTTTCTTTCTGGCCTTTAGCCAGAAAATGATGGATCTGGCTGCGGATGAGCAGTTTATTGCTGCCGCCGGTGGTCCGGAACAAATGATCATGGAACTTTCAAAACTGCTGGCATTTGGCATTGCCGGACAAAAGGACTGA
- a CDS encoding outer membrane lipoprotein-sorting protein codes for MNKLNYLLACCMLSVPQLSGQNANEILQKVEANLSSDNRIVHSEMTIKTRRASRTLEAKTWAVGNERSFTEYLSPAAERGTKMLKIKDQLWMYSPQADRTVQISGHMLRQSVMGSDLSYEDMMEDRRLTQIYEAQIVGNELMGERPAVILELTAKVPDVAYHRQRMWVDAERFVPLKQEMYARSGTLLRRAETLEVRQIGRRWFPVEMLYRDMLKQGEGTLFKIKEISFDQPMPEHIFSRAMLK; via the coding sequence ATGAACAAGTTAAATTATCTTTTGGCCTGCTGCATGCTGAGTGTGCCGCAGCTCTCAGGCCAGAATGCCAACGAAATCCTGCAAAAGGTGGAGGCAAATCTCAGCTCGGACAACCGTATCGTGCACAGCGAAATGACCATCAAGACCAGGCGTGCCAGCCGCACCCTGGAGGCCAAAACCTGGGCAGTGGGAAACGAGCGTTCTTTTACAGAATACCTCTCACCGGCTGCCGAGCGAGGCACCAAAATGCTGAAAATCAAAGACCAGCTCTGGATGTATTCTCCTCAGGCCGACCGAACGGTGCAGATTAGCGGACACATGCTCAGGCAATCGGTTATGGGCAGCGACCTTTCGTACGAAGACATGATGGAAGATCGTCGCCTGACACAGATTTACGAAGCTCAGATCGTCGGCAATGAGCTGATGGGCGAACGACCGGCTGTTATTCTTGAGTTGACGGCCAAAGTGCCTGATGTGGCCTATCACCGCCAGCGCATGTGGGTGGACGCCGAACGATTTGTGCCCCTCAAACAGGAAATGTACGCCCGAAGCGGCACCCTCCTGCGCCGGGCCGAAACACTGGAAGTAAGGCAGATTGGCCGGCGATGGTTCCCGGTTGAGATGCTTTATCGCGATATGCTTAAACAAGGCGAGGGCACCCTGTTTAAAATCAAAGAGATAAGCTTTGATCAACCCATGCCCGAACACATTTTTTCGCGTGCCATGCTCAAATGA
- a CDS encoding tyrosine-type recombinase/integrase, with translation MLSLAEIEKLIAVTQNIKHRAILMLAYSSGLRREEVQLIKPSAIDSARMQVHVVQGKGKKDRYTILATKTLEILRHYYKCERPSCYLFEVRGKKGKPLADQTLNTIVKKSALKAGIKKQISFHTLRHCFATHLLEKGVNLRLIQQFLGHTSLKTTAGYLHLVTINPASVVSPLDSMNV, from the coding sequence GTGTTATCGCTTGCCGAAATAGAAAAACTGATCGCTGTTACACAAAACATTAAACACCGTGCCATTTTGATGCTGGCATACTCTTCCGGCCTCAGGCGTGAGGAAGTACAATTGATAAAGCCTTCAGCCATTGATTCGGCACGTATGCAGGTGCATGTGGTTCAGGGCAAAGGAAAGAAAGACCGCTACACAATCCTGGCAACAAAAACCCTCGAGATCTTAAGGCATTATTATAAGTGCGAAAGGCCTTCATGCTATCTTTTTGAAGTCCGCGGAAAAAAAGGAAAGCCCCTGGCAGATCAGACCCTGAACACTATTGTTAAGAAATCGGCCCTGAAAGCTGGCATTAAGAAACAAATCTCCTTTCACACCCTCAGGCACTGCTTTGCTACCCATTTGCTCGAAAAAGGCGTAAACCTCCGGCTGATCCAGCAATTTCTCGGGCACACTTCACTGAAAACCACTGCAGGGTATCTTCACCTGGTAACCATCAACCCCGCCAGCGTTGTTTCTCCATTGGATTCCATGAATGTGTAA
- a CDS encoding phage integrase N-terminal SAM-like domain-containing protein, which produces MKKNHSQLVERLLREMQLRNYSPRTIHTYGELMSKVENFFHLPIDKITTNQFKDYLHRRITQEGISTSCVNQYISAFKILQTDVLKHNWEDIK; this is translated from the coding sequence ATGAAAAAGAATCATTCTCAACTTGTTGAGCGGCTTCTCCGTGAGATGCAACTCAGAAATTACAGCCCAAGAACCATACATACTTATGGCGAGCTGATGTCAAAGGTAGAAAACTTCTTTCATCTGCCTATTGACAAAATTACAACAAATCAATTCAAAGATTATCTTCACCGGCGTATCACGCAGGAAGGTATTTCCACATCCTGCGTTAACCAGTACATCAGCGCTTTTAAGATCTTGCAAACCGATGTACTTAAACACAACTGGGAGGACATAAAATAA
- a CDS encoding FtsX-like permease family protein, which yields MKTAVKLAIRNLLGAGLRTWLNVFVLSITYVLIIWMQGLMAGWDYQAKRDMADWQIGAGQYWHQAYDPFDPLTLTESHAPVPQVFMKDVEAGNLVPQLLTQATIYPQGRMLPVVLRGLPADQQVLKIPTHLFDTSGFHVVIGGMLARTAGLSEGDVITLRWRDANGTFDAAEVTIAGIFHSNVPAAETAQIYMDLKKLQQMLGLPGEASILVFSGDHQAIDPPEGWVLRTFAWLTREVDEMIRTKTAGQSILFGVLLLLAMLAVFDTQVLSIFRRQREIGTYVALGYTKLQVVGLFTIEGTMYALLAALLSMAYGLPLLAWQAKAGWTLPVDAGDFGMSMAQTLYPVYSAGLVAATVLLVTITTAIVSYLPSRKIARMNPVDALKGKIQ from the coding sequence ATGAAAACAGCAGTAAAACTGGCCATCCGCAATCTTTTGGGGGCCGGATTGCGCACCTGGCTCAATGTGTTTGTGCTCAGCATCACCTATGTGCTGATCATCTGGATGCAGGGACTGATGGCAGGATGGGACTACCAGGCCAAGCGCGACATGGCCGACTGGCAGATCGGGGCAGGACAATACTGGCATCAGGCCTACGACCCCTTCGATCCGCTTACACTCACCGAAAGCCATGCGCCTGTTCCTCAGGTCTTTATGAAAGATGTTGAAGCAGGAAATCTTGTGCCTCAGTTGCTTACCCAGGCCACCATCTACCCCCAGGGGCGGATGCTGCCGGTGGTTCTCCGTGGGCTGCCAGCTGACCAGCAGGTGCTGAAAATCCCGACCCATCTTTTCGACACCTCGGGCTTTCATGTGGTCATCGGGGGCATGCTTGCCCGCACCGCTGGGCTGAGCGAAGGCGATGTAATTACCCTGCGCTGGCGCGATGCCAATGGCACCTTCGATGCAGCAGAGGTCACCATTGCCGGAATATTTCATTCCAATGTGCCAGCTGCCGAAACAGCGCAGATTTATATGGACCTGAAAAAACTTCAGCAGATGCTCGGGCTGCCCGGCGAAGCGAGCATTTTGGTTTTCAGCGGTGATCACCAGGCCATTGACCCGCCCGAAGGATGGGTGCTCAGAACCTTTGCATGGCTCACCCGCGAAGTGGACGAGATGATACGCACCAAAACAGCCGGACAAAGCATCTTATTTGGAGTACTTCTGCTGCTGGCCATGCTGGCGGTTTTCGACACACAGGTGCTCTCCATCTTCCGCCGGCAACGCGAAATAGGCACTTATGTGGCATTGGGCTACACCAAACTTCAGGTCGTGGGCCTGTTTACCATCGAAGGAACCATGTATGCTCTGCTGGCAGCCCTTCTGTCGATGGCTTATGGTTTGCCACTGCTTGCATGGCAGGCCAAAGCCGGCTGGACTTTGCCTGTGGATGCAGGTGATTTTGGCATGTCGATGGCTCAGACCCTGTATCCTGTGTACAGCGCCGGACTGGTGGCTGCTACGGTATTGTTGGTCACAATTACCACAGCCATAGTAAGTTATCTGCCATCTAGAAAAATAGCAAGGATGAACCCTGTGGATGCATTAAAAGGAAAAATACAATGA
- a CDS encoding FtsX-like permease family protein, with protein sequence MIRFLIKGLLRDRNRSLFPVIIVTAGVALTVFLHAYITGFMGDTIEMNARFSSGHLKVLTRALAEKPELQSADVGLTEVSSLREALEQQWPGTAWVPRISFGAMIDVPDAEGNTRAQGIVSGMALEAIGHGEMEAERLGLQRALTEGRLPEHPSEALVSHTLAQRLQLKPGDQFTLIGNDAFGSMAMANFQVSGTIRFGTEALDRGMVVCRLDDAQAWLRMDDGATTLLGFLPGGFYHNKEALAIAHSFNELHDSDDEYAPFMQALSQQGTLGQYVLMSETWSFIISLIFVLAMALVLWNAGLLAGLRRYGEMGLRLAIGEEKRHVYWTLVLESVVIGLIGSVSGTLLGLFFAWLLQTYGLDISGMMQGAAVMFPDVIRARITPADYYIGFLPGILSTALGAMLAGLAIFRRQTANLFKELEVV encoded by the coding sequence ATGATCAGGTTTTTGATAAAAGGTTTGCTGCGCGACCGAAACCGCAGCCTGTTTCCGGTGATCATCGTCACGGCAGGCGTTGCCCTCACGGTGTTTCTTCATGCCTATATCACCGGATTTATGGGCGATACCATCGAGATGAATGCGCGGTTTTCGAGCGGTCATCTCAAGGTGCTCACCAGGGCATTGGCCGAAAAGCCTGAGTTGCAATCGGCCGATGTGGGGCTCACAGAGGTGAGCTCGCTCAGGGAAGCATTGGAACAACAATGGCCCGGCACGGCATGGGTGCCCCGAATCAGCTTTGGTGCAATGATTGATGTGCCTGACGCAGAAGGAAATACACGTGCTCAGGGTATTGTTTCGGGCATGGCACTGGAAGCCATTGGTCATGGAGAAATGGAGGCAGAAAGGCTGGGTTTACAGCGTGCACTCACCGAAGGCAGGCTTCCGGAACATCCTTCCGAGGCGCTTGTGAGTCACACCCTTGCTCAACGACTGCAACTCAAGCCCGGAGACCAGTTTACCCTGATTGGCAACGATGCGTTCGGAAGCATGGCCATGGCTAATTTTCAGGTGTCGGGCACCATCAGGTTTGGTACCGAGGCGCTCGACCGCGGCATGGTCGTTTGCCGGTTGGACGATGCACAAGCATGGCTCAGGATGGACGACGGTGCCACCACACTGCTCGGATTTCTGCCAGGTGGTTTCTATCACAACAAGGAAGCGCTGGCTATAGCTCATTCTTTCAACGAATTGCATGATTCAGATGATGAGTATGCACCGTTCATGCAAGCCTTGAGCCAGCAGGGAACCCTCGGACAATATGTGCTGATGTCCGAAACCTGGAGCTTCATCATCAGCCTGATATTCGTGCTGGCTATGGCATTGGTACTGTGGAATGCCGGTCTGCTTGCAGGTCTGAGGCGCTATGGCGAAATGGGGCTGCGGCTGGCGATTGGCGAAGAAAAGCGTCATGTGTACTGGACATTGGTGCTGGAGTCGGTTGTGATTGGTCTGATTGGCTCGGTAAGCGGTACATTGCTCGGACTGTTCTTTGCCTGGTTGCTGCAAACCTACGGGCTGGATATCTCAGGGATGATGCAGGGCGCTGCCGTGATGTTTCCCGATGTGATTCGTGCCCGCATTACCCCGGCAGATTATTACATCGGATTTCTTCCGGGCATTCTTTCCACAGCCCTTGGCGCCATGCTGGCGGGTTTGGCCATTTTCCGCCGCCAAACAGCAAATCTGTTTAAGGAACTCGAAGTTGTATAA
- a CDS encoding transposase — protein MQNTRQRIELADIFSSHAKSFLQHHQLCPQQQKAFDAIIRCRTAALGGHIDRCDSCGYQRPSYNSCRNRNCPKCQFVKKVQWVDKLAANLPPVKHFHVVFTIPRCLHQLFFLNQKSAYALLFKAAGQALLQCALNPAFLGAQAGAVAILHTWGQTLVYHPHIHMIVPAGGLSEDQMEWKASGKKFFLPVKALSQVFRGILCRLIEHGIANSQIRLPDTTEDFKSLKTQCYSKNWVVYCEKPFSGPHSLIQYLGNYTHRVAISNQRLIQCENEKVSFSYKDYKAASMRKIISLDVK, from the coding sequence ATGCAAAATACTCGCCAGCGCATTGAGCTTGCAGATATTTTCAGCAGCCATGCCAAATCATTCCTGCAACATCACCAGCTTTGCCCCCAACAGCAAAAAGCTTTCGATGCCATCATCCGCTGCCGCACCGCTGCACTTGGCGGACACATTGACCGCTGCGATAGTTGTGGCTACCAGCGTCCATCATACAACTCTTGCCGTAACCGCAATTGCCCCAAGTGCCAGTTTGTTAAGAAAGTGCAATGGGTTGATAAACTGGCAGCCAACCTGCCGCCGGTAAAACATTTTCATGTGGTTTTTACGATCCCACGTTGTTTGCACCAGCTCTTTTTCCTGAATCAGAAAAGTGCATACGCTTTACTTTTCAAGGCTGCCGGACAAGCCCTGTTGCAGTGTGCCCTGAACCCCGCGTTTCTGGGTGCACAAGCCGGGGCGGTAGCCATCTTGCATACCTGGGGACAAACACTGGTGTACCATCCGCACATACACATGATTGTCCCGGCAGGAGGGCTTTCAGAGGATCAAATGGAATGGAAAGCATCGGGTAAAAAGTTCTTCCTCCCGGTAAAAGCCCTTAGCCAGGTATTCCGTGGCATACTTTGCAGGCTCATTGAACATGGCATTGCTAACAGCCAGATTCGTTTACCGGATACAACTGAGGATTTTAAATCATTGAAAACCCAATGCTACAGCAAAAACTGGGTGGTGTACTGCGAAAAACCCTTTTCAGGCCCACACAGCCTGATTCAATACCTGGGCAATTACACCCATAGGGTTGCTATCTCAAATCAAAGACTGATACAGTGTGAAAATGAAAAAGTCAGTTTCTCTTACAAAGATTATAAGGCAGCAAGTATGAGAAAAATAATCTCGCTTGATGTAAAATGA
- a CDS encoding ATP-binding cassette domain-containing protein: protein MNEKIVEIDRLVKRFPVGKSYFTAINGISLHIERGEFTGLIGPSGSGKTTLLNIIGTLDVPTEGEVHVLGHPVSRLGAREAAMLRRSER from the coding sequence ATGAACGAAAAAATTGTAGAAATCGACCGCCTGGTAAAGCGGTTTCCTGTGGGGAAATCCTATTTTACTGCGATCAACGGCATTAGTCTGCACATTGAACGTGGGGAGTTTACCGGGCTGATTGGTCCCAGTGGATCCGGGAAGACCACTTTGCTCAATATCATCGGGACGCTCGATGTGCCCACCGAGGGCGAAGTGCATGTGCTTGGGCATCCGGTGAGCAGGCTGGGCGCACGCGAAGCTGCCATGCTCAGACGCAGCGAACGATAA